In Mytilus trossulus isolate FHL-02 chromosome 6, PNRI_Mtr1.1.1.hap1, whole genome shotgun sequence, a single window of DNA contains:
- the LOC134721306 gene encoding AKT-interacting protein homolog A-like isoform X3, with translation MSELDAQLDELNSSDVSRPKEGSKEGRKQLPPIPDSEEDMAGTQKQIKTGIHGFENFKLEYSLMAEYKLLMQQKIPGCYLMPSALSPLIWYGILFMRQGLYQEGVFRFKLTIPDNFPDGDCPSLVFDFPVFHPLVDPSTGELDVKRAFPKWRKNNNHVWQVLLYARRCFYKIDTKSPWNPEASVLYEEDTDLFKKKVLETVALSKDKSKEPVKSDDPHTIRYTPWDPNIHEDARKQMIKPKVNTVKR, from the exons TTAGATGAATTGAACAGTTCTGATGTAAGTAGACCAAAGGAAGGATCTAAGGAGGGACGTAAACAGTTACCACCAATCCCAGATTCAGAAGAAGATATGGCGGGTACACAGAAACAGATTAAAACTGGTATCCATGGATTTGAAAACTTCAAATTAGAATACTCACTGATGGCTGAGTA TAAATTACTGATGCAGCAGAAAATTCCAGGGTGCTATTTGATGCCATCAGCTTTATCACCTCTTA TTTGGTATGGTATCTTATTTATGAGACAAGGCCTGTACCAGGAAGGTGTATTCAGATTTAAATTAACAATTCCAGATAATTTCCCTGATGGGGATTGTCCT AGTCTAGTCTTTGATTTTCCTGTCTTTCATCCTCTAGTGGATCCTTCTACTGGGGAACTTGATGTAAAAAGAGCTTTTCCAAAATGGAG AAAGAACAATAACCATGTATGGCAGGTGCTGTTGTATGCTAGAagatgtttttataaaatagatacaAAATCGCCATGGAATCCAGAAGCTTCTGTATT ATATGAAGAAGATACAGATTTGTTCAAGAAAAAAGTGTTGGAGACAGTTGCTCTTAGTAAAGATAAATCTAAAGAACCTGTCAAATCAGATGACCCTCATACAATAAG atataCACCATGGGACCCAAATATACATGAAGACGCcagaaaacaaatgattaaaccTAAGGTAAATACAG